One Tamandua tetradactyla isolate mTamTet1 chromosome 20, mTamTet1.pri, whole genome shotgun sequence DNA segment encodes these proteins:
- the MRPL55 gene encoding large ribosomal subunit protein mL55, protein MAAVGSLSGLLRQSFLRRVAASCHCLHTSSWRADCNRAALTRIHRQMYARLYPVLLVKQDGSTIHIRYREPRRMLALPTDLDALSPEERKARLRKREAKFQETKTEPELKDDFDPEQYKRFWIKK, encoded by the exons ATGGCAGCGGTGGGCAGCCTATCTGG CCTGCTGCGGCAGAGTTTCCTGAGGAGAGTGGCTGCCTCATGCCACTGCCTGCACACATCCTCCTGGCGGGCTGACTGTAACAGAGCAGCACTCACACGGATACACAGGCAAATGTATGCACGCCTCTATCCTGTGCTCCTGGTGAAGCAGGATGGCTCGACCATCCACATCCGCTACAGGGAGCCAAGACGGATGCTGGCG CTGCCCACAGATCTTGATGCCCTGTCTCCTGAAGAGAGGAAGGCTCGACTGCGGAAGCGTGAGGCTAAGTTCCAAGAAACAAAGACAGAACCAGAGCTCAAGGATGACTTTGACCCAGAGCAATACAAACGGTTTTGGATCAAAAAGTAA